In one window of Thunnus thynnus chromosome 23, fThuThy2.1, whole genome shotgun sequence DNA:
- the LOC137175952 gene encoding E3 ubiquitin-protein ligase TRIM39-like — protein MATASCLLSEEKFLCSVCLDVFTEPVSTPCGHNFCRACIHTYWDNSDICQCPFCKRAFSPRPELHVNTIMSELAAELKKSVQMKASTPDPQLTETANVLCDVCSEIKEKAVKSCLICLTSFCEVHLEPHQRVAGLKSHTLIDPVRDLDDRMCKKHNKITELYCRTDQASICVLCFKSDHKGHSIVPLEEEYEAVMAKKDDAMANIQKMIQSRSEKISEIENSFDVCEREAEKEKEASVQVFADLICFLQRSQAELVEVIEERHKAGKEKAEGFLKELRMEVAELENRSSQLEQLSQSEDHHLFLQNFQTLCSPLEKDWANIDVHSDLSFEAVREAVTLLKQRVDEIMEELPEIKMKKMREHAVDLTLDPDTAYCTLVISQDGKQVTNVFIDQKLPNNPKRFDTFPDILAKEGFTIGKFYYEVQVKGKTCWTVGVVRESVERKGNTMLSDKNGFWTFRLDEGNYSIFENKSAEITLKEELQKVGIFVDYNKGVVSFYNVDSKSHIYSYTGRRFTEKLYPYFCPEVSENGTNSAPLIITPVPQTH, from the coding sequence ATGGCAACAGCCAGCTGTCTGCTGTCAGAGGAGAAGTTCCTgtgttctgtctgtctggatgtgtttACTGAGCCAGTCTCGACTccatgtggacacaacttctgcaGAGCATGCATCCACACGTATTGGGACAACAGTGACATTTGCCAGTGTCCATTTTGCAAACGAGCATTTTCACCAAGACCTGAGCTCCATGTCAACACCATCATGTCTGAGTTAGCTGCTGAGTTAAAGAAGTCAGTTCAAATGAAAGCCTCCACTCCAGACCCACAATTAACTGAAACAGCAAACGTCCTTTGTGACGTCTGCTCTGAGATAAAAGAAAAGGCCGTTAAATCTTGCCTGATATGTCTAACATCTTTCTGTGAAGTGCACCTCGAGCCTCATCAGAGAGTTGCAGGTCTCAAGAGCCACACATTAATAGACCCTGTGAGGGATCTTGATGACAGGATgtgcaaaaaacacaacaagataACAGAACTGTACTGTAGGACTGACCAAGCCTCTATTTGTGTCTTATGTTTCAAATCTGATCACAAGGGTCACAGTATTGTCCCACTTGAGGAAGAATATGAAGCAGTGATGGCAAAAAAAGATGACGCAATGGCAAATATTCAAAAGATGATCCAATCACGGTCTGAGAAGATAAGTGAGATTGAAAACTCATTTGATGTTTGCGAGAGAGAAGctgagaaggagaaagaagcCAGTGTGCAGGTCTTCGCTGACTTGATCTGCTTCCTTCAGAGAAGCCAGGCCGAGCTTGTTGAGGTGATTGAGGAAAGGCACAAAGCAGGAAAGGAAAAGGCTGAGGGGTTTCTCAAAGAACTGAGGATGGAAGTCGCTGAGCTTGAAAACAGAAGCAGCCAGCTGGAGCAGCTGTCACAGTCTGAGGATCACCATCTTTTTCTGCAGAACTTTCAAACCTTGTGCTCTCCTTTAGAGAAGGATTGGGCCAACATTGATGTTCACAGTGATCTGTCTTTTGAGGCAGTGAGAGAAGCTGTGACTCTGCTGAAACAGAGAGTCGATGAAATAATGGAAGAGCTTCCTGagatcaaaatgaaaaaaatgagagaacaTGCAGTGGACTTGACTCTTGACCCTGACACAGCATATTGCACACTTGTCATTAGCCAGGATGGAAAACAAGTGACAAATGTATTCATAGACCAAAAGCTTCCCAACAATCCAAAGAGATTTGACACGTTTCCAGACATTTTAGCAAAGGAGGGATTCACAATAGGGAAGTTTTACTATGAAGTGCAGGTGAAAGGAAAGACTTGTTGGACTGTCGGAGTGGTCAGAGAGTCTGTTGAAAGAAAGGGGAACACAATGCTGTCAGATAAGAATGGTTTTTGGACTTTTAGGTTGGATGAGGGCAACTACTCaatatttgaaaacaaatctgCTGAAATCACACTGAAAGAAGAGCTTCAAAAAGTGGGCATCTTTGTGGACTATAATAAGGGAGTGGTTTCTTTCTATAATGTGGATTCTAAATCTCATATCTATTCTTACACTGGCCGCCGCTTCACAGAGAAACTTTATCCATACTTCTGCCCTGAAGTGAGCGAAAATGGAACAAACTCTGCTCCTCTCATCATAACCCCGGTACCTCAAACACACTGA
- the tspan11 gene encoding tetraspanin-11 isoform X2 → MSAIYKDDQEDWLTVCLKYLLFVFNFLFWVGGAAVLGVGIWTLLEKSDYLSLLASSTFAVSAYILILAGGLVVVTGFLGCCAVIREQKNCLSTYFFCLLFIFLIELVAGVLAYVYYQRLSEELKQHLNQTMTENYAQPGKEAITLAVDRLQQDFKCCGSNNSHDWSMSVYITSPSQAEGRLVPDSCCKTITPNCGKRDHPSNIYKVEGGCITKLEQFLADHLLVIGAVGIGVACLQICGMVFTCCLYKRIKMDPY, encoded by the exons ATGTCAGCAATTTATAAAGATGACCAGGAGGACTGGCTGACTGTGTGTCTCAAGTACCTGCTTTTTGTTTTCAACTTTCTTTTCTGG GTGGGAGGAGCAGCAGTTTTGGGTGTAGGAATCTGGACGCTGCTGGAGAAGAGTGACTACTTGAGTCTGCTGGCCTCCAGCACTTTTGCTGTCTCAGCATATATTCTTATCCTGGCTGGGGGCCTGGTGGTGGTCACTGGCTTCTTGGGCTGCTGTGCTGTCATCCGGGAGCAGAAAAACTGTCTGTCCACG TATTTCTTCTGCCTGCTGTTTATCTTCTTAATTGAACTGGTTGCTGGAGTACTGGCCTATGTCTATTACCAGAGG CTGAGTGAGGAGCTGAAGCAGCATCTCAACCAGACTATGACGGAGAACTATGCCCAGCCAGGGAAGGAGGCCATCACATTAGCTGTGGACAGACTACAACAAGAT TTCAAGTGCTGTGGCAGCAACAACTCCCATGACTGGTCAATGAGCGTGTACATTACTTCGCCATCGCAGGCAGAGGGCAGGTTGGTGCCTGACAGCTGCTGCAAGACCATCACCCCTAACTGTGGCAAGAGAGACCACCCATCCAACATCTACAAGGTGGAG GGTGGTTGCATCACTAAACTGGAGCAGTTTCTGGCAGACCACCTGTTAGTCATTGGTGCTGTAGGAATAGGAGTGGCTTGTCTGCAG aTCTGTGGGATGGTGTTTACCTGCTGCTTGTACAAAAGGATCAAGATGGACCCTTACTGA
- the tspan11 gene encoding tetraspanin-11 isoform X1 codes for MSAIYKDDQEDWLTVCLKYLLFVFNFLFWVGGAAVLGVGIWTLLEKSDYLSLLASSTFAVSAYILILAGGLVVVTGFLGCCAVIREQKNCLSTYFFCLLFIFLIELVAGVLAYVYYQRLSEELKQHLNQTMTENYAQPGKEAITLAVDRLQQDFKCCGSNNSHDWSMSVYITSPSQAEGRLVPDSCCKTITPNCGKRDHPSNIYKVEGGCITKLEQFLADHLLVIGAVGIGVACLQLAGAFLTACFIYLLYKEEEEDFGTL; via the exons ATGTCAGCAATTTATAAAGATGACCAGGAGGACTGGCTGACTGTGTGTCTCAAGTACCTGCTTTTTGTTTTCAACTTTCTTTTCTGG GTGGGAGGAGCAGCAGTTTTGGGTGTAGGAATCTGGACGCTGCTGGAGAAGAGTGACTACTTGAGTCTGCTGGCCTCCAGCACTTTTGCTGTCTCAGCATATATTCTTATCCTGGCTGGGGGCCTGGTGGTGGTCACTGGCTTCTTGGGCTGCTGTGCTGTCATCCGGGAGCAGAAAAACTGTCTGTCCACG TATTTCTTCTGCCTGCTGTTTATCTTCTTAATTGAACTGGTTGCTGGAGTACTGGCCTATGTCTATTACCAGAGG CTGAGTGAGGAGCTGAAGCAGCATCTCAACCAGACTATGACGGAGAACTATGCCCAGCCAGGGAAGGAGGCCATCACATTAGCTGTGGACAGACTACAACAAGAT TTCAAGTGCTGTGGCAGCAACAACTCCCATGACTGGTCAATGAGCGTGTACATTACTTCGCCATCGCAGGCAGAGGGCAGGTTGGTGCCTGACAGCTGCTGCAAGACCATCACCCCTAACTGTGGCAAGAGAGACCACCCATCCAACATCTACAAGGTGGAG GGTGGTTGCATCACTAAACTGGAGCAGTTTCTGGCAGACCACCTGTTAGTCATTGGTGCTGTAGGAATAGGAGTGGCTTGTCTGCAG CTGGCCGGGGCGTTCTTGACAGCCTGCTTTATCTATCTGCTCTataaagaagaggaagaggactTCGGTACATTGTGA